The genomic stretch ATTAATATATGAATGAGGCGAGTGTGGCGGATACTCTAGTACTTTCTTCGTTGCTTTAGCTTGTGCAATTGACTAAAAGTCTTCGCGGCCCAGGTTACGCGTGTCCAATTATTGATGTTATGTTATTATATATAGGATTAAGTCTATTTTTAGCCTCTCAATTTTTGGTTGTCTAATTTTAGACCTCAACTATAAAACCGTCTGTTTTTCACCCTCAACTATCAAAACCGGTCACTTTTAGCACCCGGAGAGAGGACAAGGCGGTTTTAAGCCACTTTGAgcggtttttcctttttcttttctatggttAAACCTGTAAATTTTATAGTGAATTGTTTGAGCATGGTAAAttcatcatttttttttgtagccttgtcatgatgttttctatgaaggaaaaatatgaaactataAAAATAAGTAGTGTTTTTATGCTAAAAAATTAGCTCTTTTCATTAATAAATATatgttctatgatttttgtaggataatatatatatccTATGATCATGAAGCTTTTTTGCATAACTGTTTTATACTAAGATAGACTttcaaaaaatttaagattAATTTAATGATGTTTGTTTGTATCCCTAATTTATATGCTTTATTAATTACATATAAATTAGGGACATAAGCAAACAACATTAAATTAATCTTAAACTTTTTTTGAAGGTCTATCTTAGTATAAAACAGTTatgcaaaaagtttcatgatcataggatatatatatattatcgtacaaaaatcatagaacatgtatttattaattaaaagagctaaTTTTTTAGCATCCAAAAAATACTAACTTCCATAGTTTTACATTTTTTCTGCATAGAGAACATCATGACAAGGCTACCCAAAAGATTTAATGAATTTCCAATGCTTCAAAAATTCACTAACCATAGtccatagaaaagaaaaaaaaaccgctcaaagtggctcaaaaccgctctgtccataCGATTTTATAGTTGATGACTAAAATTAAAGTCGATCAATAGTTGAGAGGCTAAAAGTGGATTTAATGCTTATATATACGTAGCACACATGACAAGAACCCATATTTTTACCCTCCGCGCGGCACGCTAGAGAGACGCCACTGCGTTGTTTGTAGCACACAGTATATAATAATACTATACTCATCTGAACATCTCTTTAATTTGTACCGCGCACACACTAGCAATGACACGAGGGAATCGAGAATACTGATTTATATCAACAATTCAACATGACGGGAGATGAGTATCCGGTGACGTGCCAGATGATGACAGCATTATTGTTTTATTATGACCCAACATCTGGCTGTTTAATTAATTTAATTTAGTTAATTAATGTAGGATGAGTAGTGGTAGTAATGAATGCGCTGCAAGCGCTAGGCGACGATCAGGAGAGAGGAGTATGCGAGCAAAAGAGGGTGCTAGGCTGCTAACCGCGTGACTCCCAGgccatggatggatggatggagttGCAGTGGCCGGCCATCCAAATCCAATCCAAAGACAgtgtgctagctagctagcattgGTGTTGCTGCTATAAACGAGCAGGGTGATCAATACGGCTACAACCTGAATTCTGCGCGGTTTTATGGTTGGCACGGcaaaagcaaagcaaagcaaagcaaagcaaagcagcCAGGTTCATCGAACCTGCCTACCTCTCCTTTGCATGCGCGCGAGGCCGCGAGCGTAAGCTGCTACTCTCACCAATACACGTGCCAGGAAGAAGAAAGGTGTCGCACGACGGCCGGGGAATCTTTGAATATCCAAAGAGAAAGAGGCCACCAGAACAGCAGAGACCCGTTCACTGTCTCAGCTCTCTACACAGCCGGAATATGCTGCCACAGTGCCATATGTATGGGTATGGCAAAGAGGAAACAAAATACAACAGTCGAAAACAAGGGGACTGGAAAATCTGAAAACGAAGAGCGTGACTAAAACGAGAGAGACGACGCGATTATTATGGCAAAACAGGGGAGAAAATACAAACAATGGGTCGTCGGACGATACGAGATTCCTCTAGCGGCGGGTCTCTGGTTCCAACCAAGGCTCGTGGACGGATCGGAGAAGCCGGGGCAGGAgacgggagagagagagagagaggagggggaggcTGGCCGTACCTGGACTGGACCgccgggcgagggcgagggcgagggcgagggcgggCGCTGCTAGTGTCGGGGCTGGAGGACGGCGAAGCGACGGGAGAATCTGCGGCCGGCACTGCGATCGTGTCGTCGACCGAACTTCCCCCGCTCCCTGTCTGTCTCTGGCCGAAGAGGAGGAGAGGAGCGCGACGAAACAACCGCCTTGCCTTTGACCCCGTATTTATAACCGACGGACGGAGCGGGCCGCACCGCACGCACGCACGGGCAAACCCGCCGTGCTCGGCTCGGTGCTGGTGCCGCCGCGCCGGTGGAGTGAACGCGATCTGCCGATAATTCCTTTCCTAGCAGCTAGCGGTGGACTCCTCCGTCCGACGCGATCGCGATCGACGGGTCGGGGATGGATGACGTCCGGTGCGTCGCGGCTACGCCGTTGCTCCGTGTATTAATTCTCGTTGGGATGTGTGGGGAGGTGAGAGCGCTAGCTGATTGTTCGGAGGAGTATAGCTAATTGACCGCGTAGTATGCTATTGCTAGGTAGGTGATTGGTTGGAGCACAGCTAATTGACTGCGTACCCTCCTCCTCTCGTGCCCGTCGGCCATCGTCCTCTTCAACTTGTCAGGGCACGTACAACGGGTGTTTTCGAGCCGTCTTTATACCATCATTTTTTGTAAAAACACCCCTGGTTGACACAAGAGACAGCCGGGCCGTCGTCTCGCGAGACGACAGCAGCGGCTCGTGCTCCCAGGTGCTGTGGCCCTTCGAAGTAGCGTTGTATGGAGTGTCGTCTCCAGGCGGCGAGGTGAGGGATCCAGGTGTGGCACGCAGTTCATCTGGTGTTCAATGGAACATGGGAGAGGCCCTCATGGCAGCTGTGCCCTGACGCTGACGGCACCACTGCTGCAGCAGTCATGGCCTCAAAGAGGCAGTGGACGGAAGGCTCGCTTCTCAGCTGCTCACTAGGTGTTCGATTGAATGTCCCACCAAAGTATTTGCATACGTTCAAAAGGTATTCCGGCATTTCGTTCAGAAATCACATAGGCAACAATCGGATGCTAATAAATATACTTGTATTTTACACTTATTAATATATCATATTAAATTGATGGTTCTAAAGAAATAATATATTTGTGTCCATCTTATTTATCCGTGATATCGTTTGTGTTAAAGAAGCAACAAAATATCACGAAGAGATCTTATTCATGCTTGATCAtagatgtatgtatgtatttaaTGTGTGTAGATAGTCAAATAAATGATTAGCTGTCTGTGGATTGTACAAGCTGTCTATTTAACTGTCTGTATATAACTTACAGACAGCAAGCCGTCTATGGGTTGTACATGCCCTTCCTTCCTTGGAATTAGGGCCACTGCCTATATTGGGGACAAAACCAATCACGTCGCCCATGAGGAACTTTCTGCCATGGTAGGACCTTGAAAGTTTCCTGCGAATTCCCTCTTTCTCCGTGACTTTAACAGGTCACATAaatattttaggccttgtttagttcaaaaaaaaatcgcaaaatttttcagattctccgtcacatcgaatcttgtagcatatatatgaaacattaaatatagataaaagaaataactaattacatagttacctgtaatttgcaagacgaatcttttgatcctagttaatccataattaaaaactatttatcaaatataaataaaagtgctaccgtgtctattttacaaaaaaaaatttagaactaaacaaaacctTAATGAGGTGATAATGATTTTTAGAAGAGAAAATGCGAGTTTTATTTTATTAACAAATAAAATAACaaaattatgaaactttatacGGATAATAGTCTATCTTCCACTACTAGCCTGCTAGGCTAGTACTGGGAGAGAGTTAGAGTAGGAGCCCTGCTTGGTGTCTAGAAGAGTCTTCTGAGTCTTACAGGTCTTTTCTACTTTTCTTCTTTTGTACCTGTCCATATTTGTACACTACCCTTATTTTGAATATACTTTTGCTTTGTACTTAGTCCATGCTTGCTTATCTAGCTAAATGTGCTTTGGAGCTTGCTATAGGCTTGTAGAATAAGTTATGTCTTAGTGTGGCCTTTTCCTGCTTGGTTCCACCATCTGGATAGGGTGCTTGGACCTCATTCATCAAAAGCTCAGATCGATGTAGCAAGTTCAAAGATTAAGCATTGTGCTTAGGCTATACTTACTTATGGATATGGCTCGGCCTTTGGATAGTTAGTGGTATGTGGAgagtggtgacagccctgtccatCCTCTATATTCCACCATGATAGGTCTTGTTCTAAAAGTGTAAGGCTTGTGGCAATTATTTCTAGTCAATCCTTTGGGGTTGGCTAGGCGGTTGTCCCCCCAAAGTTTTTTAGAGTTACATCTATTTTTTTGACTTAGCCAAGTTACTGAGTTTATCTATAAGTTATGCTTGACAAGTAGATGTTACAGAGGACAAGTTTACCGCTAAGTCATCCGGAGTCATCTTTGGATTATGAGGGTAATGAAGGCGATAAATCATTAACATCGCTTGGGGATTCATTATCACCACCCTCGTCGACCCCAAAAGAGATCTGTCTTCTCTTCCTTAGTCGCCGCCACTGCTACCTCTCCCATCACTAAGTCGCCGCCACTGCTACCTCTCCCATCACTAAGTCAAATGGCATATGATCGACTATAGATTTGTTGAAATTGCTAAACATAGTATTTTTCTAGCCCAATATTATGTTTGTGGCATCCTATGCATGTTCAAGAATCCTAATGATCTGTGCACAAGTTTTGATGTTGTTTCACGGTTATGGTTTTCACATACATTGAATTCAAAGATTTAGTGTTCTAAATTACTTTTTTGAAAGTATGCAATagtttttgtaatttttataaCAAATTGTTTCATGTAAAGCATCATATGTCCTTGCACACTAATTCAATTGTTCATTATAGATATGCAATTATTTTACTCATACTATTATTAAATTCCATTTACTTCCACTTGATGGGAAGAAGCCACTTAGACAATTTGTCCTAACATAAGTGGTGGTTTACAGCACCAAAAGAATATTTGTTGGGGATGGTGGACCACTTTAATTGTTCCCTATTCCTTTGCTGTGCAACAAGCTCATATGACTATGATACATTTGTTGTGAGCTAAACACAGCGCTACACAGCTTGCATGTGTACTTCTGCTTCTTGACTCTTCTAAAATTAATTGTAGAGCCCATAACCTCTTTGATGGCATCATAAGAATTGCTGCTTGGAAAACCACTTGGCACATGCTGCTCTCTTTGGACAAGTGAGGACACGGGGGGTTGATTAAAGAAAGTTGGTTTGGCATATGGTATTTTCCCATAAAGGTCATCATGGGATGAAGATGAAGATCCAAGAGTTTTGTGCATCCTCTCCTGCATGTAGATTAATGTGAGAGATTTTGTAGAGTTCCATAATTTAAGTACAATgataaaaagtaaaaaaaatgatGGGGACAAGACCTTAGGAACATGCAAGGCAGGGTCGTGGAAGATCGGACCAGGATCAGAAACTCCAGCAATGTCAAAGTGGGCTTGGAGAATAGCCATAGGGTCTCCTTGGAGCAAAGATTTTATTGACTGGGGCTCTAAGGACAAAGCCTTCCTTCGAGCATCCTCACTTACAGGAGTTGTCAGAAACATGCGCATAAGCTCTTGCTCTTTCTTCAAGCTTTGCTCCAGCCTTGTTGATGCAATGATGCTAGTTGGTGGTATGGGAGTAGAAACTGAGTGGAGTTGGTGTGGTATTGCTTCACTATTATTGTAGTAGCTCTTGAAGGAGTGAGCATGGTCATTAGGTTCACTGCTAGAAAGAGTTGGCATGGTTGTTTTACCCCTTAGCGCTTCGTGCAAAGGGGAAATTTCATTGTCGCTCTGCCTAAATCTCGTATCCTTGGTGGGGTAACTATTGCGTTCCATGGTGGATGGTAATCGAAGAGGACATTGAGACCTATTTATAGGGACTGGTAGACAGAGGACATTGTCTGTCATGTGCATTTTTTAGTATCACATTGTAGAAGAGATATGGCTATGGGTTTCCATCATTAATTCGCTATAGAACTAGATGCTTTTATGATTGTTTTTCATGCtttatattaattaattaattaagaaagaaagaaagaaaggatACAAATGTGTGTTATAGTCATTAATTTGTTTCAAAATCGGATACGGTTTATAAATTCGTATATTATTTGAAGCGAATGTGTGCTATAGTCATTACTTTGTTACAAAATCAGATACGATTTATAAAGACGTATATTATTTGATGCGTCATGTGATAAGTCACAGATATATTTTCATTAATTCATTACCATAGTGATATGACTATTTAGTATCATCAATCCACTGTGGAATTAGATACAGCTGAACGATATCATAGTGCatgtattttttaatatattacaaGAAAAATACAGCTAAATAGTGTCATTAATAGAATTAGATGAATAAAAAATTCAAGTGTGGTTTTAAATACCATgtacttttttaaaaaatgcaATACCACAAGTATTGTATTTTTTTATGATATTAATAATCCCATAAACATGTCTTTCATGATTGTTTTTTCCATATGTtttatattaattaattaagaaagGATGTTGATATGTGCTATAGTAATTAATTTGTTACAAAATTAGATACGATTTATAAAGTCGTATGTTATTTGATACATCATGTGATGCATCAcagatatatttttttattaattcaTTACTATAGTGATATGGCTATCTAGTACTATCATTAATCTATTATAGAATTGGATATCACAGTGcatgtatttttttattaatatagTACAAGAAAGATGTAGCTAAATAGTGTCATTAATTAAATATAGAATTAGATGTGTATCAAGAATCTAAGTGTGGTTTTAAATatcatatattttttaaatGCAATAGCCCAAATGAAAGTAATACATTTTTTATAATAATGTTCGAATAAGCATGTCACTTTGTTAAAGTCATACACATTCAAATTATTTTTATTTGCAAGTGTCTCTTATCTGTGTTGACAGTCAGTATGATGCTAAAACAAATCTCTTATCACACACCCTAGCTCTGCCATGATCATCATTTGTGCAGAATGATacattctttgcaccttcgcaAAACCTTAAGCTTTTTAACAAGCTCGATATGATCCATGAGCCTCACTTGTAAGACTATATATGGTGATAAGGAAACATCCATACTAAAGATGGCAATTTCTACCCAAAACCCGTAACCTGACGGGTAAAAACCCTATTAGGGCAAAGAAATGGCTATTTTTTCACACATGGGTAAGTTAATGAGACAAAAGTCTTACCCAGCGGGTAAAGCGGGTAAAGATATGAGACTGCATTGTCCATATCCTTTAACTCATGAGTAAATTAAACCTGACCCAACTCTATGAATCATGGGTCAAATTACCACCACACAGTCCAAGCCCAGTAAAAATGTATATAAAGCAACCCTAGGTTTTCACCTCCCCATCCCACTTCCTCCCTCCTCTCCCCTTGCGGTGCCGCATCTCACACGGTCACGCACACGGAGACCGCGACCGCGAGTTGCCGCGACTCCGGACCCCGTTGCCCTCATTCCTCGCGACTTTGGACGACAGATTTTATATCAGACTATTTGATCATGTGTTCGTATGGCTAGTTTGTTTGATTATTTGTTATTGATTTGTGATTCTTTGGTTGAAATTGGGAGTATGATATATTGATTATATGTAATTTTGATATTACAAACATTCTTAGATTCATGGGTAAGGATAACCCACGGGTACCCGTTATCTGCATGGGTAAGGTTATGAGAAAGAACTCTTACCCACGCATAGATATAGGTAAATTAGTAGGTAAAATATGTAGACACACACAACTTGGAATCAATGAATCATTTACATCCTCATTTGTCTCTGTTTACATCGAGCACTTTACTCATTTTCTAGAATCTATTGTGAGTGCGTGAACTCTATGGATGAGAAAGCGAAGGACACTGGTCCGCACGGCACCAGCCCAACGTTCATATTTCAGCCCAAGAAGCCGAGACGCCCGTACGTAACAGCCCAAGCTAAGCAATGCCGGGCCAGCCAGAATTGTTTACCACACGCCTGAAGGAAATGTCAATCAGGCCAGGCCATGATCATCTTCCTCCCACTAATAAAAATGAAATCCCTTTTCACCTCTCAGATTTCCTCAAAGTATGATTTACCTCCTCCAAcagaaaaaaatatagatagTATACTGACCACATTCAACTTTTTAAACCATCTCTGAATTTGCTCTCTATGTGGTTTCGAAAACAATTTTGGTTGATATAGCACCACACTAATTTAGCCATCGTCCTACATAGTGCCACGCTAGttataaataaagataaatcAAACTACGATGATAGTTGAGGAAGATCAATTAGATTCattaaaaaatagaaaatacttTCGACAAAAAATGACAATATTTGGACGTAATGCAATTAAAATTCTAGAATTTGGTCTAATCTTAGAAAACTCATAATAATTTGTTTTAGCATCGAGAACTATAAAATCAGTCATGCTTTTTATTTGCAAAATCATGTTCAATCTTATGTGTACATAGCATGTCATTATTTGAATCTTGTAGATGCCCCTTTGTATTTATTTACTGGTGAATGCTCTTGTTATCTattctaattaat from Sorghum bicolor cultivar BTx623 chromosome 3, Sorghum_bicolor_NCBIv3, whole genome shotgun sequence encodes the following:
- the LOC8060818 gene encoding uncharacterized protein LOC8060818; the protein is MPTLSSSEPNDHAHSFKSYYNNSEAIPHQLHSVSTPIPPTSIIASTRLEQSLKKEQELMRMFLTTPVSEDARRKALSLEPQSIKSLLQGDPMAILQAHFDIAGVSDPGPIFHDPALHVPKERMHKTLGSSSSSHDDLYGKIPYAKPTFFNQPPVSSLVQREQHVPSGFPSSNSYDAIKEVMGSTINFRRVKKQKYTCKLCSAVFSSQQMYHSHMSLLHSKGIGNN